The following proteins are co-located in the Planococcus plakortidis genome:
- a CDS encoding glucose-1-phosphate adenylyltransferase gives MKEKVVAMLLAGGQGSRLKSLTYDIAKPAIPYGGKYRIIDFPLSNCTNSGITTVGVLTQYQPHALHRYIGLGTPWDLDRHQGGVTMLPPYAEIDGIKWYAGTASAIYQNISFLAGCKPDYVLILSGDHIYKMDYEKLVEYHKEKQADVTVSVLEVPWEDASRFGIVNTDQDMNIVEFDEKPEKPKSNLASMGVYVFDWKTLERYLEEDNAMVESTHDFGKDILPKMLADQQKMVAYPFKGYWKDVGTVDSLWEANMDLLDPSAGLVLHDPAWRIYSSNPQLPPQVVTETGRVQGSMVNEGCVIKGTVSHSVIFQNVLVEKGAVVEDSVVMSGTEIGRGAHLNRVIVPPGITVPENYRLLEPSEGITLLTQDLIDSWKESGQQ, from the coding sequence GTGAAGGAAAAAGTAGTTGCCATGCTTCTCGCAGGCGGACAAGGAAGCCGATTGAAATCATTGACCTACGATATTGCAAAACCCGCCATTCCTTACGGCGGAAAATACCGGATCATCGATTTTCCCCTGTCGAATTGCACCAATTCGGGCATCACGACGGTCGGCGTGCTGACGCAGTATCAGCCGCATGCGCTCCATCGCTACATCGGGCTCGGCACGCCCTGGGACTTGGACCGCCATCAAGGCGGGGTGACCATGCTGCCGCCTTATGCTGAAATCGACGGCATCAAATGGTATGCCGGTACAGCCAGTGCGATCTATCAGAACATCAGCTTCTTGGCCGGTTGTAAACCCGATTATGTCCTGATTTTGTCAGGTGACCATATTTACAAGATGGATTATGAAAAGCTTGTGGAGTATCACAAGGAAAAACAGGCGGATGTCACCGTTTCTGTCCTGGAAGTGCCGTGGGAAGATGCGAGCCGCTTCGGCATCGTCAACACCGATCAAGACATGAACATCGTGGAGTTCGACGAAAAACCCGAAAAGCCGAAAAGCAACCTCGCTTCCATGGGCGTTTACGTTTTCGACTGGAAAACACTTGAGCGTTATCTGGAAGAAGATAATGCGATGGTGGAATCGACACACGATTTCGGAAAAGACATCTTGCCGAAAATGTTGGCGGACCAACAAAAAATGGTGGCGTATCCGTTCAAGGGATATTGGAAAGATGTGGGCACAGTCGACAGCCTGTGGGAAGCGAATATGGACTTGCTTGATCCATCGGCAGGCCTCGTATTGCACGACCCCGCTTGGCGGATTTATTCATCGAATCCCCAATTGCCGCCCCAAGTCGTTACGGAAACAGGGCGTGTGCAAGGGTCGATGGTCAATGAAGGTTGTGTCATCAAGGGAACCGTCAGCCATTCGGTCATTTTCCAGAACGTCCTGGTCGAAAAAGGAGCTGTCGTTGAAGACAGTGTGGTCATGAGCGGCACGGAAATCGGGCGCGGGGCCCATCTGAATCGTGTCATCGTGCCACCGGGCATCACGGTTCCGGAAAATTACCGGTTGCTTGAACCGTCAGAAGGCATCACGCTGTTGACGCAAGACTTAATCGATTCATGGAAGGAGAGTGGGCAGCAATGA
- a CDS encoding sugar phosphate nucleotidyltransferase, which translates to MTLMAAVDASVKVAGLQDLTIHRSVSSIPFAGRYRLIDFALSNLVNADINSVGIFASPPFGSLIDHIGVGKSWDLDRRKEGLFFLPTTHQNGGIATVGSFHDFEEHLQFFEKSRHTHIVVTSSFVAGQLDYKEMLDHHLASGKDITEAVGTGGSLKSYILSRRLMLELIHSYRQKRILSVEDLVNLKKAPYSYGVYEYKGYFAIIDSIQQYFKESLGLLDENNRRLLFLPQAPIYTKVKDEPPTRYLDGSSVSNSMMANGSTVLGNVKNSIISRAVTIGINANLDHCIIMQKCTIEENCELAYVIADKDVYIEKGVRLTGTADRPIVLRKGERVTKEDSQ; encoded by the coding sequence ATGACTTTGATGGCCGCAGTGGACGCTTCTGTAAAAGTAGCAGGACTCCAGGACCTGACCATCCATCGGTCGGTCTCCTCGATTCCATTCGCAGGAAGATACCGCTTGATCGATTTCGCTTTATCGAATTTAGTGAACGCGGATATCAACTCGGTCGGCATTTTCGCCTCGCCACCATTCGGTTCGCTGATCGACCATATCGGCGTCGGGAAAAGCTGGGATTTGGACCGCCGCAAAGAAGGCTTGTTCTTCCTGCCGACCACCCATCAAAACGGGGGGATCGCTACAGTCGGTTCTTTCCATGATTTTGAGGAGCATCTCCAGTTTTTTGAAAAAAGCCGCCACACACATATTGTGGTAACGAGCAGCTTTGTCGCTGGGCAATTGGATTATAAGGAAATGCTCGATCATCACCTGGCATCCGGAAAAGACATCACCGAAGCGGTCGGGACGGGCGGTTCCTTGAAATCGTATATCCTGTCGCGCAGGTTGATGTTGGAATTGATCCATTCCTACAGGCAAAAGCGCATTCTCAGTGTCGAAGACCTAGTGAATTTGAAGAAAGCGCCTTATTCGTACGGTGTTTATGAATACAAAGGGTATTTTGCCATCATCGACTCGATTCAGCAGTATTTTAAAGAGTCACTCGGACTATTGGACGAGAACAATCGCCGCTTGCTGTTTTTGCCGCAAGCACCGATTTATACGAAAGTGAAAGACGAACCGCCAACACGTTATCTGGATGGGTCGAGTGTATCGAACTCCATGATGGCAAACGGCAGCACGGTGTTAGGAAACGTCAAGAACAGTATCATCAGCCGTGCGGTCACCATTGGCATCAATGCGAACCTGGATCATTGCATCATCATGCAGAAATGTACGATCGAAGAAAATTGCGAGCTCGCGTATGTCATTGCTGACAAAGATGTCTATATCGAAAAAGGCGTGAGGTTGACCGGTACAGCTGACCGGCCGATCGTCCTCCGAAAAGGCGAGCGGGTCACGAAGGAGGATTCACAATGA